The following coding sequences lie in one Synechococcus sp. PCC 7336 genomic window:
- a CDS encoding thermonuclease family protein, producing the protein MLKQCVLASIAVGFLHPAIARAYGEPRIVPDHSFYFSNDNLDRHPQATVVKVLSGTTVLVQVEGELELREIQLAGLENLAALAPSIEQEAIGRIEGALLHRIVRLEGDTFQRTPEGTGAVQAYVWLNGLQMNEELVRAGLAVVDRTNHNIKHDNFLRGVQSEARADQIGIWSPNAELATEAQIWEE; encoded by the coding sequence ATGCTGAAACAGTGTGTTTTAGCTAGCATCGCAGTAGGATTTTTACACCCTGCGATCGCTCGCGCTTACGGCGAACCTAGAATTGTCCCCGACCATTCGTTTTATTTCAGTAACGACAACTTAGACCGCCATCCTCAGGCAACCGTAGTGAAGGTGTTGAGTGGCACCACTGTCTTAGTTCAAGTGGAGGGGGAACTAGAACTGCGGGAGATTCAGTTGGCAGGGTTGGAAAATTTGGCCGCATTAGCCCCCAGTATCGAGCAGGAGGCGATCGGCAGAATTGAAGGGGCTCTTCTGCACCGGATCGTTCGGCTCGAAGGCGATACCTTCCAACGTACCCCCGAGGGAACGGGAGCGGTTCAAGCCTATGTTTGGCTGAATGGGCTGCAAATGAATGAAGAATTAGTGCGTGCCGGTCTCGCAGTGGTCGACCGGACCAACCACAACATCAAGCACGACAACTTTTTGCGGGGAGTACAGAGCGAAGCGAGAGCAGACCAGATCGGGATTTGGTCCCCGAATGCAGAGTTGGCCACCGAAGCCCAGATTTGGGAGGAATAG
- the thrS gene encoding threonine--tRNA ligase codes for MSDSAEESRPIPLPRTSESEDLHRIRHTTSHVLAMAVQRLFPKAQVTIGPPTDYGFYYDFDVPTPFETADLKKIKKEMVAILKQGLPVTREEVPREEAKRRIEDLGEPYKLEILADIPEGEAISIYHLGDRWWDLCAGPHVETTKDINPKSFDLLSVAGAYWRGDETKAQLQRIYGTAWETPEQLRAYKARLEEAKKRDHRKLGKELGLFLFADEVGPGLPLWTPKGTILRSILEDYLKQEQIERGYLPVTTPHIARVDLFKTSGHWQNYKDDMFPLMAEDDEARQQELGFVMKPMNCPFHIQIYKNELRSYRDLPMRLAEFGTVYRYEQSGELGGLTRVRGFTVDDSHLFVTPEQLDEEFIKVVDLILSVFDKLGLKDFSARLSFRDPDSDKYLGSDEAWEKAQGAIRRAVQKLEMPYFEAEGEAAFYGPKLDFIFRDVLDREWQLGTVQVDYQLPERFDLEYMAEDGLRKRPVMIHRAPFGSLERLVGILIEQYAGDFPFWLAPEQARILPISDQFLAYAESVRQTLASSRIRVAVDAASDRLGKKIRNAEKAKIPYMLVVGADEQESQTVAVRSRKGGDIGSVQLDNLVEKLRQLSDSSQ; via the coding sequence ATGTCGGATTCAGCAGAAGAAAGCAGACCCATCCCGCTGCCGCGCACCAGTGAATCGGAAGACCTGCACCGCATCCGACACACCACTTCCCACGTGTTGGCAATGGCCGTTCAGCGGTTGTTTCCCAAGGCTCAAGTTACCATCGGTCCTCCCACGGACTACGGTTTCTACTACGACTTCGACGTTCCCACCCCCTTCGAGACCGCCGATCTGAAGAAAATCAAAAAGGAGATGGTGGCGATTCTCAAGCAAGGTCTGCCCGTCACCCGCGAAGAAGTTCCCCGCGAAGAAGCCAAACGCCGCATCGAAGACCTCGGCGAACCCTATAAACTGGAAATCCTGGCCGACATCCCGGAAGGGGAGGCCATCAGCATTTACCACCTCGGCGATCGATGGTGGGATTTGTGTGCCGGACCCCATGTAGAAACCACCAAGGACATCAACCCCAAATCTTTCGATCTCCTCTCTGTGGCTGGAGCCTACTGGCGCGGCGACGAAACCAAAGCCCAACTGCAGCGCATTTACGGCACCGCTTGGGAAACCCCCGAGCAGCTTCGGGCTTATAAAGCGCGTTTAGAAGAAGCCAAAAAACGCGATCATCGCAAACTGGGTAAAGAGCTCGGCCTATTTCTGTTCGCCGATGAAGTGGGTCCCGGCTTGCCGCTGTGGACCCCGAAAGGGACGATTCTGCGTTCCATCCTGGAGGACTATCTCAAACAAGAGCAGATCGAGCGGGGTTATTTGCCCGTCACGACTCCCCACATTGCCCGCGTCGATCTGTTCAAAACCTCCGGTCACTGGCAGAACTATAAGGACGACATGTTCCCTCTGATGGCGGAAGACGACGAGGCACGCCAACAGGAATTGGGGTTTGTCATGAAACCCATGAACTGTCCCTTCCACATTCAGATCTACAAAAACGAACTGCGCTCTTACCGCGATTTGCCCATGCGTCTGGCGGAGTTCGGTACAGTCTATCGCTACGAGCAGTCGGGCGAATTGGGGGGGCTCACGCGGGTGCGGGGCTTTACGGTGGATGATTCCCACCTATTTGTTACTCCCGAGCAGCTCGATGAAGAGTTCATCAAAGTGGTGGATCTGATCCTCAGTGTGTTCGATAAACTGGGACTGAAAGATTTCAGCGCCCGTCTCAGCTTCCGCGATCCCGATTCCGATAAATATTTGGGCTCTGACGAAGCTTGGGAAAAAGCGCAGGGGGCCATTCGTCGGGCCGTGCAAAAACTGGAGATGCCCTATTTCGAGGCAGAAGGGGAAGCTGCATTTTACGGTCCCAAGCTCGACTTTATTTTTAGGGACGTGCTCGATCGCGAGTGGCAGCTCGGGACCGTGCAAGTGGATTATCAACTGCCCGAGCGTTTCGACCTGGAATACATGGCCGAAGATGGCCTGCGCAAGCGTCCCGTTATGATTCACCGAGCGCCGTTTGGTTCGCTAGAACGACTGGTTGGGATTTTGATCGAGCAATATGCTGGCGATTTTCCATTTTGGTTAGCTCCCGAACAAGCCCGCATTTTGCCGATTTCAGACCAATTCTTGGCCTATGCCGAGTCCGTTCGCCAGACGTTAGCGAGTTCGAGAATTCGCGTTGCTGTGGATGCAGCCTCCGATCGCCTCGGCAAAAAGATTCGCAATGCCGAAAAGGCCAAAATCCCTTACATGTTAGTGGTGGGGGCTGACGAGCAAGAAAGCCAAACCGTGGCGGTGCGATCGCGCAAGGGAGGGGATATCGGCTCGGTTCAGCTCGACAATCTAGTAGAAAAACTTCGGCAACTCTCTGATAGCTCTCAGTGA
- a CDS encoding DUF4282 domain-containing protein, with protein sequence MSDFLRFRVFITPIIVEIIFWLSLIFVVIGGLAAIVNGRPVPGLGLILFGPILVRVYCELVLLAFKIYDQLREINHKTS encoded by the coding sequence GTGAGTGACTTTTTAAGATTTCGAGTGTTTATCACGCCAATTATTGTCGAAATTATTTTTTGGCTTTCTCTTATTTTTGTTGTTATTGGAGGCTTGGCTGCTATTGTTAATGGCCGACCAGTTCCTGGATTGGGGCTAATACTCTTCGGTCCGATTCTGGTGAGAGTTTATTGCGAACTGGTTTTGCTGGCTTTTAAAATTTACGATCAATTGCGGGAAATCAATCACAAAACCAGTTAA
- a CDS encoding RidA family protein: MNEAEREAGLAVTPGYRYAEKVGNQLFVAGQVPHNADGQLIGIDDPHAQSRQCLDNLLKLLAVHGYSVADIRQLVIYVVGQRSNLVQAWAAVEEKFSEGVPPATLLGVTTLGHEGQLVEIDATAIET; encoded by the coding sequence ATGAACGAAGCAGAAAGAGAGGCGGGTCTTGCCGTAACGCCTGGTTATAGATACGCCGAGAAAGTGGGGAACCAGTTATTCGTTGCTGGCCAAGTCCCGCATAATGCAGACGGACAGCTTATCGGTATAGACGATCCCCACGCTCAATCGCGCCAGTGCTTGGACAATCTACTAAAACTACTAGCAGTTCATGGCTACTCGGTCGCAGATATACGGCAGCTAGTTATTTACGTAGTAGGACAGCGCTCTAATCTTGTTCAAGCATGGGCGGCTGTGGAGGAAAAGTTTAGTGAGGGAGTTCCGCCTGCCACATTGCTTGGGGTCACAACATTGGGTCACGAGGGGCAACTTGTAGAAATTGATGCGACAGCGATCGAAACGTAG
- a CDS encoding Uma2 family endonuclease: MQTLTFELPRDITLHVTDAEFAAIAAANRDLRLERTADGELIVNPPTGSESSRRNISITSQLWIWAEANEDLGVAFESSGGFKLPSGATRAADASWVSRERWDALTQEEKEGFAPLCPDFVAELRSKSDSLSTLQDKMRNFMSNGARLGWLIDPQNQRVEIYRRGQEVEILEQPKQLSGEDVLSGFTLSLRGIL, translated from the coding sequence ATGCAAACCCTAACTTTCGAGCTACCTCGAGATATCACCCTTCACGTCACTGATGCAGAATTCGCGGCGATCGCAGCAGCCAACCGCGACTTACGACTGGAACGGACCGCAGATGGAGAGCTAATCGTGAATCCCCCTACAGGGAGCGAGTCGAGTAGACGCAATATCAGCATCACATCCCAGCTCTGGATTTGGGCTGAGGCCAACGAAGATTTAGGCGTTGCTTTCGAGTCTTCTGGTGGCTTTAAGCTGCCGAGTGGAGCGACTCGCGCTGCAGATGCCTCCTGGGTGAGTCGCGAGCGCTGGGATGCTCTGACTCAAGAAGAAAAGGAAGGCTTTGCTCCTCTGTGCCCCGATTTCGTGGCTGAATTGCGCTCTAAGAGCGATAGCCTCTCCACGTTACAAGACAAGATGCGCAATTTTATGAGTAATGGCGCTCGTCTTGGCTGGCTTATCGATCCGCAAAACCAGCGAGTAGAGATTTACCGTAGAGGTCAGGAAGTCGAGATTTTGGAGCAGCCCAAGCAGCTTTCTGGAGAAGATGTGCTGTCCGGCTTTACCCTAAGTCTGCGAGGCATCTTGTAG
- a CDS encoding type II toxin-antitoxin system Phd/YefM family antitoxin, protein MVNINVDEIQRDPLKYLRQVEAGETLVIVRFNQPIAELRPIASNQQLRPFGLCAGEFTVPDDFDSPWQGDLLNAFEGK, encoded by the coding sequence ATGGTGAACATAAATGTTGATGAAATCCAGCGAGATCCGCTAAAGTACTTGCGACAAGTAGAAGCAGGCGAAACTCTTGTAATTGTGCGCTTTAATCAACCAATTGCCGAGCTTAGACCTATTGCCAGTAATCAGCAATTGCGACCATTTGGTTTGTGTGCAGGTGAGTTTACCGTTCCAGATGATTTTGATTCGCCCTGGCAAGGGGATCTGCTGAATGCATTTGAGGGCAAATGA
- a CDS encoding type II toxin-antitoxin system VapC family toxin has product MRVLLDTHIFLWFISGDIQLLNDIQDAIRDPSNEVYLSSVSIWEAIVKYQLGQLPLPEHPGTYLPKQRDLQ; this is encoded by the coding sequence ATGAGAGTTCTGCTAGATACGCATATCTTTTTATGGTTCATTAGTGGCGATATCCAGCTATTAAACGATATTCAGGATGCTATCCGCGATCCGAGCAACGAAGTCTATCTGAGTTCAGTTTCGATTTGGGAAGCGATTGTTAAGTATCAGCTGGGTCAGTTGCCTCTGCCGGAACATCCTGGAACGTATTTACCCAAACAACGGGATCTTCAGTAG